The Juglans microcarpa x Juglans regia isolate MS1-56 chromosome 2S, Jm3101_v1.0, whole genome shotgun sequence genome has a window encoding:
- the LOC121252521 gene encoding vacuolar protein sorting-associated protein 52 A-like isoform X2, with the protein MADVTMSNVSYGETNDAQKNVFDLGAFVGDLTIEEDVSSDDISLEGLQQELEECKNDDVVANILSKGAKLREYTKGVENNLRQVEFDSIQDYIQESNNLVSLHDQIRECDSILSQMETLLGGFQAEIGSISSDIKTLQEKSMDMGLKLKNRKVAESKLAKFVEDIIVPPRMVDIIVDGEVNDEYMRTLEILSKKLKFVEVDPMVKASKALKDVQPELEKLRQKAVSKVFDFIVQKLYALRKPKTNIQILQQSVLLKYKYVVSFLKEHGNEVYTEVRGAYIDTMNKVLSAHFRAYILALEKLQLDIATSSDLIGVEARSTGLFLRGREPLKNRSAIFALGERIKILKEIDEPALIPHIAEASSSKYPYEMLFRSLHKLLMDTATSEYHFCDDFFVEESMFYEIFAGPFAVIDEHFNSILPNCYDAIGLMLMIRIIHQHQLIMSRRRIPCLDLYLDKVNISLWPRFKMVFDMHLNSLRNANVRTLWEDDVHPHYVMRRYAEFTASLIRLNVEYGDGQLELNLERLRMAVDDLLIKLGKIFPKTKLQIVFLINNYDMIISVLKEASPDVGKIQMHFEELLKSNTALFVEELLLEHFSDLIKFVKTRASEDPSSGSEKAIAVGEVELLAKDFGSRWKAAIELMHKDVITSFSNLLCGMEILRAALTQLLLYYTRLTDCIKRIVGGSSLNKDLVSISSIIRFSLSRARAKRYAHSCM; encoded by the exons ATGGCCGATGTCACGATGAGCAATGTG TCTTATGGTGAAACGAATGATGCTCAGAAAAATGTATTTGATTTAGGAGCTTTTGTTGGGGACTTGACTATCGAGGAGGATGTGAGCAG TGATGACATATCATTGGAAGGCCTACAACAAGAGCTAGAAGAATGTAAAAATGATGAT GTAGTTGCAAACATACTATCGAAAGGTGCGAAATTAAGGGAGTATACAAAGGGAGTCGAGAACAATTTACGGCAAGTCGAATTTGATTCTATTCAG GATTATATACAAGAAAGCAATAATTTAGTGTCTCTTCACGATCAAATTCGTGAATGTGACAGCATCTTGTCACAGATGGAAACTCTCCTTGGTGGATTTCAG GCTGAAATCGGTTCCATAAGTTCAGACATAAAAACCCTCCAGGAGAAGTCTATGGATATGGGTCTGAAGCTTAAGAATCGTAAG GTAGCTGAATCAAAATTGGCAAAATTTGTTGAAGACATTATAGTTCCTCCACGGATGGTTGACATAATTGTTGATGGAGAG GTCAATGATGAATACATGAGAACTCTTGAGATTCTAAGTAAGAAGCTGAAGTTTGTAGAAGTGGATCCTATGGTCAAGGCTTCAAAAGCTCTAAAAGATGTTCAACCTGAGCTAGAAAAACTACGGCAGAAAGCAGTTTCAAAG GTCTTTGACTTCATTGTTCAGAAGCTTTATGCATTGAGAAAGCCCAAAACAAATATCCAGATCCTTCAACAGAGTGTTCTTCTAAAGTACAA GTATGTTGTTTCCTTTCTCAAAGAACATGGCAATGAAGTATATACCGAGGTCCGAGGAGCATACATTGACACAATGAACAAG GTCTTAAGTGCACATTTCCGCGCTTATATTCTGGCTCTGGAGAAACTACAGTTGGATATAGCAACATCAAGTGATTTGATTGGTGTGGAGGCAAGAAGCACTGGTCTTTTTTTAAGAGGAAGGGAACCCCTAAAGAACCGGTCTGCGATTTTTGCTTTGGGGGAGAGGATAAAAattttgaag GAAATTGATGAACCTGCTTTAATTCCTCATATAGCGGAAGCCAGCTCCAGCAAGTATCCTTATGAGATGCTCTTCAGGAGTTTGCACAAGCTGCTTATGGATACTGCTACTTCTGA GTATCATTTCTGTGATGATTTCTTTGTTGAGGAATccatgttttatgagatttttgcaG GTCCATTCGCTGTCATTGATGAGCATTTCAATTCAATACTTCCAAATTGTTATGATGCTATTGGCTTAATGCTAATGATTCGGATAATACATCAACACCAG CTCATTATGTCACGGCGACGGATTCCATGCTTGGATTTATATCTAGACAAG GTCAATATATCCCTATGGCCCCGTTTCAAGATGGTATTTGACATGCATCTCAATAGCCTGCGCAATGCAAATGTTAGGACATTATGGGAAGATGATGTTCACCCTCACTATGTCATGAGGCGTTATGCTGAATTTACAGCTTCACTAATCCGCCTCAATGTTGAATATGGAGACGGGCAG CTTGAATTGAATTTGGAAAGACTGAGAATGGCAGTTGATGACTTGCTTATCAAGCTTGGAAAAATTTTCCCGAAAACAAAACTACAAATTGTGTTTCTGATTAACAACTACGATATGATAATTTCTGTTTTGAAG GAAGCTAGTCCAGATGTTGGGAAAATTCAAATGCACTTTGAGGAACTGCTGAAGAGCAACACTGCGTTATTTGTG GAAGAGCTGCTACTAGAGCATTTCAGTGatttaataaagtttgtaaAGACCCGAGCCT CGGAGGACCCAAGTTCTGGTTCTGAGAAAGCCATAGCTGTGGGGGAAGTTGAGCTACTTGCGAAGGACTTTGGAAGTAGATGGAAAGCTGCAATAGAGCTGATGCATAAAGATGTCATAACTTCTTTCAGCAACTTACTGTGTGGCATGGAGATTTTGAGGGCTGCGTTGACTCAGCTGCTGCTCTATTATACGAGGCTCACGGATTGCATAAAGAGGATTGTTGGTGGGTCCTCGCTGAACAAGGATCTGGTGTCCATATCTTCAATCAT AAGGTTCTCTCTCTCGCGCGCGCGCGCGAAAAGGTACGCACACTCGTGCATGTAA
- the LOC121252521 gene encoding vacuolar protein sorting-associated protein 52 A-like isoform X1: MADVTMSNVEQSYGETNDAQKNVFDLGAFVGDLTIEEDVSSDDISLEGLQQELEECKNDDVVANILSKGAKLREYTKGVENNLRQVEFDSIQDYIQESNNLVSLHDQIRECDSILSQMETLLGGFQAEIGSISSDIKTLQEKSMDMGLKLKNRKVAESKLAKFVEDIIVPPRMVDIIVDGEVNDEYMRTLEILSKKLKFVEVDPMVKASKALKDVQPELEKLRQKAVSKVFDFIVQKLYALRKPKTNIQILQQSVLLKYKYVVSFLKEHGNEVYTEVRGAYIDTMNKVLSAHFRAYILALEKLQLDIATSSDLIGVEARSTGLFLRGREPLKNRSAIFALGERIKILKEIDEPALIPHIAEASSSKYPYEMLFRSLHKLLMDTATSEYHFCDDFFVEESMFYEIFAGPFAVIDEHFNSILPNCYDAIGLMLMIRIIHQHQLIMSRRRIPCLDLYLDKVNISLWPRFKMVFDMHLNSLRNANVRTLWEDDVHPHYVMRRYAEFTASLIRLNVEYGDGQLELNLERLRMAVDDLLIKLGKIFPKTKLQIVFLINNYDMIISVLKEASPDVGKIQMHFEELLKSNTALFVEELLLEHFSDLIKFVKTRASEDPSSGSEKAIAVGEVELLAKDFGSRWKAAIELMHKDVITSFSNLLCGMEILRAALTQLLLYYTRLTDCIKRIVGGSSLNKDLVSISSIIRFSLSRARAKRYAHSCM, from the exons ATGGCCGATGTCACGATGAGCAATGTG GAGCAGTCTTATGGTGAAACGAATGATGCTCAGAAAAATGTATTTGATTTAGGAGCTTTTGTTGGGGACTTGACTATCGAGGAGGATGTGAGCAG TGATGACATATCATTGGAAGGCCTACAACAAGAGCTAGAAGAATGTAAAAATGATGAT GTAGTTGCAAACATACTATCGAAAGGTGCGAAATTAAGGGAGTATACAAAGGGAGTCGAGAACAATTTACGGCAAGTCGAATTTGATTCTATTCAG GATTATATACAAGAAAGCAATAATTTAGTGTCTCTTCACGATCAAATTCGTGAATGTGACAGCATCTTGTCACAGATGGAAACTCTCCTTGGTGGATTTCAG GCTGAAATCGGTTCCATAAGTTCAGACATAAAAACCCTCCAGGAGAAGTCTATGGATATGGGTCTGAAGCTTAAGAATCGTAAG GTAGCTGAATCAAAATTGGCAAAATTTGTTGAAGACATTATAGTTCCTCCACGGATGGTTGACATAATTGTTGATGGAGAG GTCAATGATGAATACATGAGAACTCTTGAGATTCTAAGTAAGAAGCTGAAGTTTGTAGAAGTGGATCCTATGGTCAAGGCTTCAAAAGCTCTAAAAGATGTTCAACCTGAGCTAGAAAAACTACGGCAGAAAGCAGTTTCAAAG GTCTTTGACTTCATTGTTCAGAAGCTTTATGCATTGAGAAAGCCCAAAACAAATATCCAGATCCTTCAACAGAGTGTTCTTCTAAAGTACAA GTATGTTGTTTCCTTTCTCAAAGAACATGGCAATGAAGTATATACCGAGGTCCGAGGAGCATACATTGACACAATGAACAAG GTCTTAAGTGCACATTTCCGCGCTTATATTCTGGCTCTGGAGAAACTACAGTTGGATATAGCAACATCAAGTGATTTGATTGGTGTGGAGGCAAGAAGCACTGGTCTTTTTTTAAGAGGAAGGGAACCCCTAAAGAACCGGTCTGCGATTTTTGCTTTGGGGGAGAGGATAAAAattttgaag GAAATTGATGAACCTGCTTTAATTCCTCATATAGCGGAAGCCAGCTCCAGCAAGTATCCTTATGAGATGCTCTTCAGGAGTTTGCACAAGCTGCTTATGGATACTGCTACTTCTGA GTATCATTTCTGTGATGATTTCTTTGTTGAGGAATccatgttttatgagatttttgcaG GTCCATTCGCTGTCATTGATGAGCATTTCAATTCAATACTTCCAAATTGTTATGATGCTATTGGCTTAATGCTAATGATTCGGATAATACATCAACACCAG CTCATTATGTCACGGCGACGGATTCCATGCTTGGATTTATATCTAGACAAG GTCAATATATCCCTATGGCCCCGTTTCAAGATGGTATTTGACATGCATCTCAATAGCCTGCGCAATGCAAATGTTAGGACATTATGGGAAGATGATGTTCACCCTCACTATGTCATGAGGCGTTATGCTGAATTTACAGCTTCACTAATCCGCCTCAATGTTGAATATGGAGACGGGCAG CTTGAATTGAATTTGGAAAGACTGAGAATGGCAGTTGATGACTTGCTTATCAAGCTTGGAAAAATTTTCCCGAAAACAAAACTACAAATTGTGTTTCTGATTAACAACTACGATATGATAATTTCTGTTTTGAAG GAAGCTAGTCCAGATGTTGGGAAAATTCAAATGCACTTTGAGGAACTGCTGAAGAGCAACACTGCGTTATTTGTG GAAGAGCTGCTACTAGAGCATTTCAGTGatttaataaagtttgtaaAGACCCGAGCCT CGGAGGACCCAAGTTCTGGTTCTGAGAAAGCCATAGCTGTGGGGGAAGTTGAGCTACTTGCGAAGGACTTTGGAAGTAGATGGAAAGCTGCAATAGAGCTGATGCATAAAGATGTCATAACTTCTTTCAGCAACTTACTGTGTGGCATGGAGATTTTGAGGGCTGCGTTGACTCAGCTGCTGCTCTATTATACGAGGCTCACGGATTGCATAAAGAGGATTGTTGGTGGGTCCTCGCTGAACAAGGATCTGGTGTCCATATCTTCAATCAT AAGGTTCTCTCTCTCGCGCGCGCGCGCGAAAAGGTACGCACACTCGTGCATGTAA
- the LOC121252521 gene encoding vacuolar protein sorting-associated protein 52 A-like isoform X3: protein MADVTMSNVEQSYGETNDAQKNVFDLGAFVGDLTIEEDVSSDDISLEGLQQELEECKNDDVVANILSKGAKLREYTKGVENNLRQVEFDSIQDYIQESNNLVSLHDQIRECDSILSQMETLLGGFQAEIGSISSDIKTLQEKSMDMGLKLKNRKVAESKLAKFVEDIIVPPRMVDIIVDGEVNDEYMRTLEILSKKLKFVEVDPMVKASKALKDVQPELEKLRQKAVSKVFDFIVQKLYALRKPKTNIQILQQSVLLKYKYVVSFLKEHGNEVYTEVRGAYIDTMNKVLSAHFRAYILALEKLQLDIATSSDLIGVEARSTGLFLRGREPLKNRSAIFALGERIKILKEIDEPALIPHIAEASSSKYPYEMLFRSLHKLLMDTATSEYHFCDDFFVEESMFYEIFAGPFAVIDEHFNSILPNCYDAIGLMLMIRIIHQHQLIMSRRRIPCLDLYLDKVNISLWPRFKMVFDMHLNSLRNANVRTLWEDDVHPHYVMRRYAEFTASLIRLNVEYGDGQLELNLERLRMAVDDLLIKLGKIFPKTKLQIVFLINNYDMIISVLKEASPDVGKIQMHFEELLKSNTALFVEELLLEHFSDLIKFVKTRASEDPSSGSEKAIAVGEVELLAKDFGSRWKAAIELMHKDVITSFSNLLCGMEILRAALTQLLLYYTRLTDCIKRIVGGSSLNKDLVSISSIMYEIRKYSRTF, encoded by the exons ATGGCCGATGTCACGATGAGCAATGTG GAGCAGTCTTATGGTGAAACGAATGATGCTCAGAAAAATGTATTTGATTTAGGAGCTTTTGTTGGGGACTTGACTATCGAGGAGGATGTGAGCAG TGATGACATATCATTGGAAGGCCTACAACAAGAGCTAGAAGAATGTAAAAATGATGAT GTAGTTGCAAACATACTATCGAAAGGTGCGAAATTAAGGGAGTATACAAAGGGAGTCGAGAACAATTTACGGCAAGTCGAATTTGATTCTATTCAG GATTATATACAAGAAAGCAATAATTTAGTGTCTCTTCACGATCAAATTCGTGAATGTGACAGCATCTTGTCACAGATGGAAACTCTCCTTGGTGGATTTCAG GCTGAAATCGGTTCCATAAGTTCAGACATAAAAACCCTCCAGGAGAAGTCTATGGATATGGGTCTGAAGCTTAAGAATCGTAAG GTAGCTGAATCAAAATTGGCAAAATTTGTTGAAGACATTATAGTTCCTCCACGGATGGTTGACATAATTGTTGATGGAGAG GTCAATGATGAATACATGAGAACTCTTGAGATTCTAAGTAAGAAGCTGAAGTTTGTAGAAGTGGATCCTATGGTCAAGGCTTCAAAAGCTCTAAAAGATGTTCAACCTGAGCTAGAAAAACTACGGCAGAAAGCAGTTTCAAAG GTCTTTGACTTCATTGTTCAGAAGCTTTATGCATTGAGAAAGCCCAAAACAAATATCCAGATCCTTCAACAGAGTGTTCTTCTAAAGTACAA GTATGTTGTTTCCTTTCTCAAAGAACATGGCAATGAAGTATATACCGAGGTCCGAGGAGCATACATTGACACAATGAACAAG GTCTTAAGTGCACATTTCCGCGCTTATATTCTGGCTCTGGAGAAACTACAGTTGGATATAGCAACATCAAGTGATTTGATTGGTGTGGAGGCAAGAAGCACTGGTCTTTTTTTAAGAGGAAGGGAACCCCTAAAGAACCGGTCTGCGATTTTTGCTTTGGGGGAGAGGATAAAAattttgaag GAAATTGATGAACCTGCTTTAATTCCTCATATAGCGGAAGCCAGCTCCAGCAAGTATCCTTATGAGATGCTCTTCAGGAGTTTGCACAAGCTGCTTATGGATACTGCTACTTCTGA GTATCATTTCTGTGATGATTTCTTTGTTGAGGAATccatgttttatgagatttttgcaG GTCCATTCGCTGTCATTGATGAGCATTTCAATTCAATACTTCCAAATTGTTATGATGCTATTGGCTTAATGCTAATGATTCGGATAATACATCAACACCAG CTCATTATGTCACGGCGACGGATTCCATGCTTGGATTTATATCTAGACAAG GTCAATATATCCCTATGGCCCCGTTTCAAGATGGTATTTGACATGCATCTCAATAGCCTGCGCAATGCAAATGTTAGGACATTATGGGAAGATGATGTTCACCCTCACTATGTCATGAGGCGTTATGCTGAATTTACAGCTTCACTAATCCGCCTCAATGTTGAATATGGAGACGGGCAG CTTGAATTGAATTTGGAAAGACTGAGAATGGCAGTTGATGACTTGCTTATCAAGCTTGGAAAAATTTTCCCGAAAACAAAACTACAAATTGTGTTTCTGATTAACAACTACGATATGATAATTTCTGTTTTGAAG GAAGCTAGTCCAGATGTTGGGAAAATTCAAATGCACTTTGAGGAACTGCTGAAGAGCAACACTGCGTTATTTGTG GAAGAGCTGCTACTAGAGCATTTCAGTGatttaataaagtttgtaaAGACCCGAGCCT CGGAGGACCCAAGTTCTGGTTCTGAGAAAGCCATAGCTGTGGGGGAAGTTGAGCTACTTGCGAAGGACTTTGGAAGTAGATGGAAAGCTGCAATAGAGCTGATGCATAAAGATGTCATAACTTCTTTCAGCAACTTACTGTGTGGCATGGAGATTTTGAGGGCTGCGTTGACTCAGCTGCTGCTCTATTATACGAGGCTCACGGATTGCATAAAGAGGATTGTTGGTGGGTCCTCGCTGAACAAGGATCTGGTGTCCATATCTTCAATCATGTATGAAATTAGGAAATACTCCAGGACCTTCTAA
- the LOC121251944 gene encoding tRNA-specific adenosine deaminase TAD3, with product MNKRTDAWQILHVPDKPPIPPGQQPTVNVLASVIEPKIANTLVRRLNQIAPLENLRHVKRVQKKYLEGGKTQLAVILCLACENDNQLDSMQHDVREIVNAYRLSAFITKVSKSAASSKEEWEEQCKLWPTSYHPPTYNIDGITGFSEEDSQLVFSFMRFAVELAKSDDGLIVNAAVIVDPSVKQVIASARDEICSWNTCNNKSSIQTSSSQQLEVCITRSISNVVTDDSLLSKASTNELGRFTDVSCLYPWRWAEQQLSSPNSCYWHPLRHAALVAIESSAARDRLLFHGSREIEDKSFDMEHIQSPSTGSPAKRQKLNMKNVEDHAKLDTLAEGNSSVSARPYLCTGYDIYLVWEPCTMCAMALVHQRIRRIFYAFTNPNAGALGSVHRLQGEKSLNHHYAVFRVLLPEEVMV from the exons ATGAATAAGCGCACTGATGCGTGGCAAATCCTTCACGTCCCAGACAAGCCTCCAATCCCGCCCGGCCAACAACCCACGG TTAATGTTTTAGCTTCAGTCATTGAGCCAAAGATCGCCAACACTCTGGTAAG GCGTTTAAATCAAATAGCGCCTCTGGAGAATCTCCGCCATGTGAAGCGTGTGCAGAAGAAATATCTTGAAGGAG GGAAAACTCAGTTAGCAGTAATCCTGTGTCtagcatgtgaaaatgacaatcAGTTGGACAGCATGCAACATGATGTACGAGAGATAGTCAATGCCTACCGGCTTAGTGCTTTTATTACAAAA GTTAGCAAATCTGCTGCGTCATCAAAAGAAGAGTGGGAAGAACAATGCAAGCTTTGGCCAACATCATATCATCCACCAACCTA CAATATTGATGGTATTACTGGATTTAGTGAAGAGGACTCACAGTTAGTGTTCAGCTTCATGAGATTCGCTGTGGAGTTGGCAAAGTCTGATGATGGTTTG ATAGTGAATGCTGCAGTGATTGTGGATCCTTCAGTTAAGCAAGTAATTGCAAGTGCACGTGATGAAATCTGCTCTTGGAATACTTGTAATAACAAAAGCAGCATTCAAACTAGCTCCTCTCAACAGCTAGAAGTCTGCATTACCCGTTCCATTTCCAATGTCGTAACAGATGACTCTCTACTTTCAAAGGCTTCCACCAATGAACTCGGGCGATTTACTGATGTTTCTTGTTTATACCCTTGGCGGTGGGCTGAGCAACAATTGTCTTCACCAAATTCTTGTTACTGGCACCCTTTACGACATGCTGCCCTTGTGGCCATTGAATCCTCTGCTGCTAGGGACAGACTACTTTTCCATGGTTCGAGAGAGATTGAAGATAAGTCCTTTGACATGGAACATATACAGTCTCCTTCCACAGGCTCTCCagcaaaaagacaaaaactaaatatgaaaaat GTTGAGGATCATGCGAAACTGGATACTCTTGCTGAAGGTAATAGTTCTGTATCAGCCAGACCTTATCTATGCACTGGGTACGACATATACCTTGTTTGGGAGCCATGCACAAT GTGTGCAATGGCACTTGTCCATCAAAGAATTAGGCGCATATTTTATGCTTTCACAAATCCCAATGCTGGTGCCTTGGGTAGTGTTCACAGATTACAGGGGGAGAAGAGCTTAAACCATCACTACGCTGTTTTCAGGGTCTTGTTGCCCGAAGAAGTGATGGTCTGA
- the LOC121251945 gene encoding phytolongin Phyl1.1-like — MDTIQNTVYYCCVSRGNRVLYTYSGGDQEVENLAVLCLEKTPPFHRWYFETACKRTFGFFMEDGYVYFTIVDEGLGNSGVLRFLERVRDEFKKIARKGSRGSFSSMSSIGLQEQLVPIIRRLITTLENVSHGGSDWTGETPSSLHVGLSQLPSNVNGQIEPGSSTKSPLLGKSSKQDKKRAKDSVVAIRDIELEENRRSTDRVVKVDLDSLDSHNQGGVGSSVSLQKDLGSMRVRSGSQSIRKKYWRQIRIVLAIDAAVCIILFVIWLSICHGISCHH; from the coding sequence ATGGATACAATTCAGAACACAGTTTATTATTGTTGCGTTTCAAGGGGTAACAGAGTTTTGTACACCTATAGTGGTGGAGACCAAGAAGTTGAGAACTTGGCTGTTTTGTGCTTGGAAAAGACTCCCCCGTTCCACAGGTGGTATTTTGAGACGGCGTGTAAAAGAACTTTCGGGTTTTTTATGGAAGATGGGTATGTTTATTTCACAATTGTTGATGAGGGTCTAGGTAACTCAGGTGTACTTAGATTTCTAGAACGTGTGAGAGATGAATTTAAGAAGATTGCTAGAAAAGGTTCAAGGGGAAGTTTTTCAAGTATGAGCTCAATTGGCTTACAGGAGCAATTAGTGCCTATCATCAGGCGCTTGATCACTACATTGGAGAATGTTTCTCATGGTGGCAGTGATTGGACTGGTGAAACACCCTCATCACTTCATGTAGGTCTGTCTCAATTACCAAGTAATGTAAATGGACAAATTGAACCTGGTAGTTCTACAAAATCCCCTTTGTTGGGAAAATCTAGCAAGCAAGATAAGAAGAGGGCAAAGGATAGTGTGGTTGCAATAAGAGACATTGAGTTGGAGGAGAACCGAAGATCTACAGATAGAGTCGTCAAGGTTGATTTGGACAGTCTGGATTCTCATAATCAAGGTGGGGTAGGTTCCTCAGTCTCACTACAGAAGGATTTAGGTTCTATGAGGGTTAGATCAGGCTCTCAAAGCATTCGAAAGAAGTATTGGCGTCAAATACGGATTGTTCTTGCCATTGACGCAGCTGTCTGTATAATACTGTTCGTGATCTGGCTATCAATCTGTCACGGTATTTCTTGCCACCATTAA